A single genomic interval of uncultured Desulfobulbus sp. harbors:
- a CDS encoding PAS domain S-box protein produces MQQYPILTDFIHFDKLQSVLKKLCAFVKMGCCIVAPDGRILVEEGWECLCTEDRNGKQSTDSRQCIHRERFWAGNEETGFEKQVLVCKNGFTTLGAPIHIEGLHIASIVLGPFLQESSMHDLSEPLPALDQESNASPALSLSGVSQERIQRIIDHLDIFVELIAEMGRNQLVETRTGAALKKSEQRYRNLIDSLPQMVFETDREGRIVFVNQSAREILGLPEDILGQDIDITCFIPDNEHERLIDHCSRILNGEILPSIECVFRRGNGDLFPVLLYGQPIEENGGGVSGVRGVLFDMSAHRQTELELLQSQLRYKALFEKSQDALLLMEEGKIVDCNIKATELFHKSRGELVGFSLPLLADSLELTDQDQGAKNLDTLLCDNEPEANCMEWRFTLAGGEQIETEVEVNRVDLPGRTFIQITLHDITKRNQEKRRLETRESAWRALFQHAPFGIAVNRLADGVYLDVNPALVKQSGRSIAEILGKSSYDSLPQSQRPVAEEVAQILLEQGFTGIQETDVLKPDGSTRSVLYSAATFKSGDQVNVVSMVIDITERKEMERRLRQSEARMQSLYHAVPVGLAVLKDRIILSVNERLAEITGYPMDTLLGHSSRSLYFSDRDFEAVGKALYRAQDSRGRGYIETRFRHKDGSARYISLFAAPLEPDNPGEGAVVAVQDITEQKAMLQALRDSEERFRSIMEQSTFSMMILSPEGKVLYVNDACLRLWGICRELASTYNILTDPQLEQLGMNPVIRRAMAGEQVSLPATTYDLSATLGEGALRTVQGDFYPARDADGTVRHIILIQQDVTERKRAEEALRLNEARLETLMELNQRRFTSLNEMAQFAMDAAVRLTQSSLGYIGFVNEEQTELTLYAWSQAAMQECRIEDKPLVYRLEATGLWGETFRQRKPIITNDYAAPSPWKRGYPEGHVILVRHLGVPVLDGDRVVMMVGVGNKETDYDEADVRQLTLLMTGMWQILQRKQAKKALHEREERLQQQNAALLRLMSRGTLFQSDLDQAVAEIIEASSALINTERVSVWLYNEDFADIRCIDLYRQSVGRHASGEMLQCKEFPSYTASHRKGEVIAAVDVYTDPRTQDIPAAYYKEHDIRSLLDAPVWLHDRLGGLLSFEHVGERRVWTPEDERLASNMAALLTLCFETDERKKAQAALQKSESQLANAVKIAKLGHWELDIASGVFIFTDSLYDILHTTAKDVGGYQMSITEYAKHFVHPEDAWRVTEELRKSIETDDPNFGCQLEHRVLYADGGIGYIAVRYFVVKNHYGKTIKTYGVNQDITERKLAEIAAQESGLRYRSLFEGAGDAIFIMKDGVIIDCNQKALDILQCVREDVVGRTPEAISPPKQPDGQRSAEKAQQLLAEALKENNRKFEWVLCRPDGSSFYTEVSLRSIDLSGDLIVQAIVRDISERKKSEKILRESEFRFRSFFNTNPEGILLLDFQGRILDANKAFLRKSGYSLPECRMTNFKEFVPENDQGKIIEALLNLRSGLSQQKPLQSTYKAKDGRIVPVSFRGWLVVDEESKPLYLGVFIKDLTTEKALTADKNALEKQVIRAQKSEAIGTLAGGIAHDFNNILAGIIGYTELALYRNPAALDPKIKGYIERVLEGGNRAKNLVQQILRFSRNTDTVMGPINLIPLVKETLLLLQSTLPKTITFEKNIAADPDKILGDSTQIHQVVMNLATNAYHAMRETGGILTVAITNITLLSAKQFMSMTIPPGEYIKISIADTGCGMSPEIVERIFEPYFTTKGVDEGTGLGLAVVAGIVKSHKGLIEIETTPGKGSVFDVYFPSFQGENADKELLDSTFSLGKGEKILIVDDEAYFLEVVYENLKMLGYNVQSFQRSLEALEEIRNNPNQYDLLITDQTMPEMTGVQLIQEVRKVNASLPIILCTGFSEVVTEKSASYYGIDRFLMKPVNVNDMAKAVAEILSQ; encoded by the coding sequence ATGCAACAATACCCGATTTTAACCGACTTCATCCATTTTGATAAGCTGCAGTCCGTGTTGAAAAAGCTCTGTGCCTTTGTGAAGATGGGGTGTTGTATCGTCGCTCCGGATGGCAGAATACTCGTTGAAGAAGGTTGGGAGTGTCTTTGTACAGAAGATCGGAATGGTAAACAATCGACCGATTCCAGGCAATGCATCCATAGAGAGCGCTTTTGGGCAGGCAATGAGGAAACCGGATTTGAGAAGCAGGTGTTGGTTTGCAAGAATGGTTTCACTACTCTCGGGGCGCCAATTCACATCGAAGGACTGCATATTGCCAGTATTGTCCTTGGACCATTCCTCCAGGAATCATCGATGCATGACCTTTCCGAGCCTTTACCCGCCTTAGATCAGGAAAGCAATGCAAGCCCAGCTTTGTCTCTATCTGGGGTTTCTCAAGAGCGGATACAGCGCATAATCGATCACTTGGATATTTTCGTCGAGCTCATTGCAGAAATGGGCCGCAATCAGTTGGTTGAGACGAGAACTGGTGCGGCTCTCAAGAAGAGCGAGCAACGCTATCGGAACCTCATTGACTCGCTGCCCCAGATGGTGTTCGAAACAGACCGAGAGGGGCGGATTGTCTTTGTCAATCAATCGGCACGGGAAATACTCGGCCTTCCCGAAGATATCCTGGGCCAGGACATTGACATAACCTGCTTTATCCCAGACAACGAGCACGAACGCCTTATTGACCATTGCAGCCGTATCCTCAACGGCGAGATTCTCCCCTCGATCGAGTGCGTGTTTCGTCGGGGCAACGGCGACCTCTTCCCGGTCCTGCTCTATGGTCAGCCCATTGAAGAAAATGGCGGAGGTGTAAGTGGCGTGCGTGGCGTTCTCTTTGACATGAGCGCACACCGGCAGACAGAGTTGGAACTTTTGCAAAGCCAACTGCGATACAAGGCTCTGTTTGAAAAGTCGCAGGACGCGCTGCTGCTTATGGAAGAGGGGAAGATCGTCGATTGCAACATCAAGGCCACTGAGCTCTTCCACAAATCCCGTGGTGAGCTTGTCGGATTCTCTCTCCCGTTGTTGGCTGATTCTCTGGAGCTAACAGATCAAGATCAGGGAGCAAAGAATCTCGATACGCTTCTTTGCGACAACGAGCCGGAAGCTAATTGCATGGAATGGAGGTTTACCCTCGCGGGTGGAGAGCAGATTGAGACTGAAGTTGAAGTGAACAGGGTCGATCTGCCTGGCCGCACTTTCATACAAATAACGCTGCACGACATCACCAAGCGCAATCAGGAAAAGAGAAGACTGGAAACGCGGGAATCGGCATGGAGGGCCCTTTTCCAGCATGCACCCTTTGGCATCGCTGTCAATCGGCTCGCTGACGGCGTATACCTCGATGTCAATCCTGCCTTGGTCAAACAATCGGGAAGGAGTATTGCGGAAATTCTTGGCAAATCATCGTATGACTCTCTTCCGCAGTCGCAGCGTCCGGTAGCCGAGGAGGTTGCCCAAATTCTTTTGGAACAAGGGTTTACAGGCATTCAGGAAACAGACGTCTTAAAGCCAGACGGATCCACCAGAAGCGTTCTCTATTCTGCAGCAACCTTCAAATCCGGTGACCAGGTCAATGTTGTCAGCATGGTCATCGACATAACCGAACGCAAGGAGATGGAGCGGCGGCTGCGGCAGAGCGAGGCCCGGATGCAAAGCCTGTATCACGCGGTACCGGTTGGCCTGGCTGTCTTGAAGGACCGGATTATTCTTTCCGTTAACGAACGCCTTGCTGAAATCACCGGCTACCCTATGGATACATTGCTCGGTCATTCCTCCCGATCGCTGTATTTCAGCGACAGGGATTTTGAGGCCGTCGGCAAGGCCCTCTATCGTGCACAGGACAGCCGAGGCAGAGGATATATAGAGACCAGATTCAGACACAAGGACGGATCGGCGCGGTATATTTCCCTTTTCGCGGCCCCTCTCGAGCCGGACAACCCGGGAGAGGGCGCGGTGGTGGCAGTGCAGGACATCACCGAGCAGAAGGCGATGCTCCAAGCCCTGCGGGACAGTGAGGAGCGGTTCCGTAGCATCATGGAGCAGTCCACATTCAGCATGATGATTCTGTCCCCCGAGGGCAAGGTGTTGTACGTCAATGACGCCTGCCTGAGACTGTGGGGCATATGCCGCGAACTCGCCAGTACGTACAATATCCTCACCGACCCGCAGCTTGAACAACTGGGCATGAATCCCGTGATTCGGCGGGCGATGGCCGGAGAGCAGGTAAGCCTTCCTGCCACGACCTACGACCTCAGCGCCACGCTCGGGGAAGGGGCACTGAGGACTGTTCAAGGAGATTTCTACCCAGCCCGCGACGCCGACGGGACTGTCCGCCACATCATTCTTATTCAGCAAGATGTCACGGAGCGTAAGCGGGCCGAGGAGGCATTACGGCTTAACGAAGCCCGGCTCGAGACGCTGATGGAACTGAACCAGAGGCGTTTCACGTCGTTGAACGAGATGGCCCAGTTTGCCATGGATGCGGCGGTTCGCCTGACGCAGAGCAGCCTCGGCTATATCGGGTTCGTCAACGAGGAGCAAACCGAGCTAACCTTGTATGCCTGGTCGCAGGCCGCCATGCAGGAGTGCCGGATCGAGGATAAGCCGTTGGTTTATCGGCTGGAGGCGACGGGCCTGTGGGGGGAGACATTCCGCCAACGCAAGCCGATCATCACTAATGACTATGCCGCGCCATCCCCCTGGAAACGGGGCTATCCCGAAGGACACGTCATACTTGTGCGGCACCTAGGCGTGCCGGTCCTGGATGGCGACCGCGTGGTGATGATGGTGGGGGTGGGCAACAAGGAGACGGACTACGATGAGGCCGATGTCCGTCAGCTCACGCTCCTGATGACCGGGATGTGGCAGATTTTGCAGCGCAAACAGGCAAAAAAGGCGCTTCACGAAAGGGAGGAACGCCTGCAGCAGCAGAACGCCGCCTTACTCAGGCTCATGTCCCGAGGCACCCTGTTTCAATCCGATTTGGACCAGGCGGTTGCCGAAATCATTGAGGCCAGTTCCGCCTTAATCAACACCGAGCGTGTCAGTGTCTGGCTGTACAACGAAGACTTCGCCGACATCCGTTGTATTGACCTGTACAGGCAGAGCGTCGGACGACACGCCTCTGGGGAAATGCTGCAATGCAAGGAGTTTCCTTCCTATACCGCTAGCCACAGAAAGGGTGAAGTCATCGCCGCGGTGGATGTTTACACCGATCCGCGCACCCAGGACATCCCTGCCGCCTATTATAAAGAACACGATATTCGCTCGTTGCTGGATGCGCCAGTTTGGCTGCACGATCGATTGGGGGGGCTCCTGAGTTTTGAGCATGTCGGCGAGCGGCGAGTATGGACACCTGAAGACGAGCGGTTGGCTAGCAACATGGCAGCACTCTTGACGCTTTGTTTTGAGACCGACGAACGGAAAAAGGCGCAGGCTGCCTTGCAGAAGAGCGAGTCGCAGCTCGCGAATGCAGTGAAGATCGCAAAACTTGGCCATTGGGAGCTGGATATTGCAAGCGGCGTATTCATTTTCACGGATAGTCTCTACGACATCTTGCACACCACGGCCAAAGATGTCGGCGGGTATCAGATGTCAATAACCGAATACGCCAAGCACTTCGTGCATCCCGAAGACGCATGGCGTGTTACAGAAGAGTTGCGCAAGTCCATAGAAACCGACGATCCAAATTTTGGCTGCCAATTAGAACATCGGGTGCTCTACGCCGATGGTGGCATCGGATACATAGCGGTACGTTACTTTGTCGTCAAAAATCATTATGGAAAAACGATCAAGACCTATGGCGTCAATCAAGATATCACCGAGCGCAAACTGGCAGAAATAGCCGCACAGGAAAGTGGACTGCGATACAGGTCGCTGTTCGAGGGGGCCGGTGATGCAATTTTTATCATGAAAGATGGCGTCATTATCGATTGCAACCAAAAAGCACTCGATATCCTTCAATGTGTGAGAGAAGATGTTGTCGGCCGAACACCTGAGGCTATATCGCCACCAAAGCAGCCTGATGGCCAACGTTCAGCGGAAAAAGCACAACAGTTGTTAGCGGAAGCCTTAAAGGAAAACAACCGGAAATTTGAATGGGTACTCTGCCGTCCTGATGGTAGTTCCTTTTATACTGAGGTGAGTTTGCGTTCCATAGATTTGTCGGGGGATTTAATTGTGCAGGCCATAGTCCGCGACATCAGTGAGAGGAAGAAAAGCGAGAAAATACTGCGGGAAAGCGAGTTTCGTTTTCGTTCATTTTTCAACACCAACCCGGAAGGTATTCTGCTTCTTGATTTCCAGGGGCGTATCCTCGATGCCAATAAAGCTTTCCTGCGAAAAAGTGGATATTCCCTGCCTGAATGTCGGATGACCAATTTCAAAGAATTCGTTCCAGAAAACGATCAAGGGAAAATCATTGAAGCTTTATTGAATCTCAGGTCAGGCCTCTCTCAGCAAAAGCCCCTTCAGTCCACCTATAAAGCTAAAGACGGCAGAATAGTGCCCGTGTCCTTCAGGGGCTGGTTGGTTGTCGATGAAGAGAGCAAACCGCTCTACTTGGGGGTATTCATAAAAGACCTGACCACAGAGAAGGCTTTGACCGCAGACAAAAACGCCCTTGAAAAACAGGTAATCCGTGCCCAGAAAAGTGAGGCTATTGGTACCCTTGCCGGCGGCATCGCCCATGACTTTAACAATATACTTGCAGGGATCATCGGCTACACCGAATTGGCTCTCTATCGGAATCCGGCCGCTCTTGACCCAAAAATCAAGGGGTACATCGAACGTGTTCTCGAGGGAGGCAATCGGGCAAAAAATCTTGTGCAGCAAATTCTTCGTTTCAGCAGAAACACCGATACAGTGATGGGGCCAATCAACCTCATCCCTTTGGTCAAGGAAACATTGCTTCTCCTCCAGTCTACATTGCCCAAAACGATAACCTTCGAGAAAAATATTGCGGCCGATCCTGATAAGATTCTTGGTGACTCGACCCAGATCCATCAGGTTGTCATGAATCTGGCGACAAACGCCTACCACGCCATGCGGGAAACCGGGGGCATTCTCACCGTGGCAATAACCAACATTACCCTGCTCTCGGCAAAGCAGTTCATGTCTATGACCATTCCCCCTGGCGAGTATATCAAGATTTCTATAGCCGATACGGGCTGCGGGATGTCTCCTGAAATAGTTGAAAGAATATTCGAGCCATATTTCACCACAAAGGGCGTCGATGAAGGCACTGGACTGGGTTTGGCTGTCGTGGCTGGCATTGTAAAAAGCCATAAAGGATTGATCGAGATCGAGACAACGCCAGGCAAGGGGTCGGTTTTCGATGTCTATTTTCCCAGTTTTCAAGGAGAAAACGCCGACAAAGAATTGCTCGATTCAACGTTTTCCTTGGGAAAGGGTGAAAAGATTCTGATTGTTGATGACGAAGCGT